The nucleotide window GGTCAAGAACCTGAAAAAGCTGATAGCGGTTTGAAAGAACTGGCACAGCAGGCTATTTACCTTGAAAGCCTGACTGATCTAGAAAAGGGCATGACAATTGCTTGTACTTGTTTAAACAGTGGCAAGGCTGGCTGGCCTACTGTGCCAGGTGGTGGAGAACTTACTATTGATGCTAGGTTTTCTTCAGCCGAACAGGCAAAACAGTATGATTCAATGTTTCAAAATCTGAAAGCATTTAACCCAGCGGTTAAAATAACAACTAAGGGCGGTATAGAAAAACCACTTTTTGATGAAAAAGACCCTAAACACAATGCCCTTTATGAAAGTTCCAAAAAGGTTGGAAAAATGTTTGATATGGAGATGAAGGGACATATTGGGAGAGCAGGCACTGACGGTAATTTTACTGCTGCCGTAGGTTGCCCAACACTTGATGGTATGGGAATGACTGGAGATTTCGCTCATCAGCCGGACAAGGAATATATTAATACAGACGATATTGCTGTTAGAGGTGCTTTCGTAGCACGTATGGTGCTCGAGGTTTTAAGAAATGAGTAGTATATTGTGCATAGTTCGTGTGGCAGAAAAGCTTAATCATAAAAAATTATGAAATTCTTTCATTTCGTTGGAGAGCTTAATAATGTCATTATTTAAACGACCCACATGCTAGAGCAGGTGGATTTGGACATAAAATGTCCGCGACTGAAAGGCGCTTTTCAGACTGAAGTCTGCTGAAAGACCTTAAGCTCAAGCATATGGTTTTTGACTGGAACTCAATCATCAATCCTAAATATATCGTCCCTCTTCTCGCTAGTCTGATTTTCGATGTCATTTCGAATGATTTCTTCCGTAACATTTCCTAGTTTCTTTCCATGTTGCAAAGATCTTTGGAGTTAAGATCCTAGATAGGTGCCAAAATTACTATAGTGCAAGACGGTTGAAATAATTGATCACCGTAGTTGTGACGCCAAAATAATAGAGCAAAGCCCGAAATTAGTCGTCATCCGACGATTGTGGTGCCAAAAACCGACCGGCCAAACCAAGTTTTGTACTGCCACGAAATGTCTTGGCTACGTACGTAATCATAGTTCATCGGTCGATTGCAATTCATGTACTTTAAATTCATCATCTTCGAGCATTACTGTTGTAACGGTTCTGAATTCCGTTGTTTCGGTTCCGTCATCGCTGTGTATATCGAAAACTTCGATTGACGTCACTTCCCATTCCTCTTCCGAAACGGCATCTACTGATTCAAGCGATGTTTCGACATGGGTTTGGGTAATATTTTCTTCTGCCAAGTAATCAATATAGTCTTCATGTTCTTGAGCGCGCGGACCATCAGATGTCATCAAACCTTCTACAAGGGAGAAATCTTGCTCATTAATCGATTCTACAGACGCTTCATTAACGTCGTAGAGAAATTCTTCCAATTCACTTTCGTCGACCGTTTCCGATGATTCTTCTTCACTATCTTCTGATCCATCAACCGTAAACGCTTCTGAATTCGATGGCGTCCCAAAAGAAAGCGAAGCACTTGCGGAATGATCGTCCAGTAACCACTCTTCACTATCCGTGTCATACACAGCCGTAAACTGTAGGTCGGTCTCTTCATCCGAGCCATCGCTTTCATAGTGAACATTGGCATCAAATGTTGTTGTATATTGATCTTCGTTGTCATTCATCGAAAATGAATCAAGATCGTAAACGATGTCTTGAAGTTCTCCGTCCCATGAATTATCAGCATCGTCCATTCTATCGAATTCCTCATTCATACTGTCAATGTATTGGTCGGTCACTTGTACATACTGATCCTCATCCAAGTTTTGATAAGCATCCGCCCATGTGTCGACATTTTCATTTACCATGTCCATGAGTTGATCCTTCAGTTCTTCTGAAACAGTTGGAATTTCTAAAGACACATTGGTACCGGTGATTTCCTCTTCTTCACTGCTCGCACTACCCCAAGGATAGTCATGTTCAGCATGAATCGTCATGGAACCATCTGTAACGACGGGACCAAGCTCCGAGTCCAACTCTTCTACCGTCATGTCAAGCGCATCGCCATTCACATACACATCGGCTTCCGGTTCATTCGAATCAATATGTATGTACTCGCCATCCAAATTCAGGTCGACTTGTATTTGATCTTGGGGGGCTTCGATCAAATTCAATTCCTCTTCCTCTTCCAGTGTGACATAATCATGGTCTAGCTCCGCTTTTACCGTATATTGACCAGGGGCAATAGGTCCGATTTCCTGTGAAAAATCGTCTTGGTCTGCAACAGCAATTTCTTCTTCATCCAAATAGATGGCTGTATCTGCTTCATTTGTCGTTATATTTATATAAAAAGGAGGAACTTCAAATGAATAAGCATCAAAAATGTTCCAGTTGTTACTGTCCGAATTCAGTTGAAAAAGAGAGTTATCCGCAGAATTAGCTGCAAATTCTTCATCTTCATGATCCATATACTCGGCTTGTTGACGTAACGAGGAGATCTCCTCGTTGACAAAAGAGGCATTCCCCTCCATATACTGCACCAACCCCTGAAAGTCATCCGATTCCATTTCCATTCCGGGGTCACTGCTTGTAACCATCGCGGCAAGTTGTTCCGTATCTCCCTCGGTTAATGCTTCCTCAAATTGATCAACAGCTCTATGTTGATCAAAAATAGATGCTGTTATTTGGTACGTGATAAAAGCGGCTAAAAGAACGCCTGCTGAAACAAGCATCGTCCATTTCTTTTTTTTGCTTAACGAACCTTTTGTTTTTTGCCTAGTGGGTTTTTGGACGTTCATACCGCACTGTGAGCATACATTCGCGTTAGGCTTAAGTTGATGACCACAATGTTTACAAAATTTCATTTAAATTCTCCTCTTGTAAATTTCAAAACATATTCATAGATTCCAAATCATTGAGAAATGAAGTCGTAAGGCTCTCCCCGAACACATACAAAATGACCGCTAACAGCGTCAGAACAATCAATGCTCCATAAAATGTATCCAGTCCGCCTGTAGAATCTTTCAGAAATAAATGCACCGTATACACAATGGCAAGATTAAAAGCCGTCATTGCCGCGAACAGAAAAATAATGCCCAATGAAAGAACATTCACCAATGTTAATAGTAAGGAAAGGATTAAAATAGCAAGCGGAATGACCATCATCGAACCAAATGATGCAACCAACCGTTGAAAGGACACCGATGATTTCCCCATTTTGACAACGACAAACATTCCGCCAATCGTTAAAGCGAGAAAAATCAATAGGTAAATGATCGGAGAAACCACAGGCACATCAGGACTCCATGGAGACAATGTTGACACAATTGATGTAAAAATTAACGGTAGGATGATTGCAACTAGCGCAATGGTGATAATGCCGTAGATCATCTGATTTTTCGTTCCGGTAATAGCACTCGCAGCATTAAAAGGGGATTTTAGTGCAGTTAGGAAAAAGGTCCAGTAATTGTATAAATTTTCCTTTACTTGATCAAAATCCGCGTTCCCTTGCTCTTGTTCTGGTTCTCGCTCTTCTATTGTGCCGGCACTTTCTGCACGGGCCGCCTCAATAATTTCATCATGACGCTGTACCTTCTGTCCACAATGTTCGCAAAAATTATCATCTACACTCAACTCATAATGACAAGCATGACATTTCATTGCATTCGCTCCTCTCAAAAATTCATTTCCTCCCAGGACACAGTCCGAATGTGCTAATTCGATATCCTGAATAATTCACAGAAATCTTTGGGTTAATGACTGGCATTTGTGCGCAAAGACTTTCAACTCATTTGGAAATTCACCCAATAAATGAAAAAAATCCTTATCTGTTAGCGTGTAATTACGCCGAAAGGATTCTCCTAATGACCACTTTATCGCACAAAAGCCTTGATTTCAATCGTTAGACTATATTATCCAATAGAGAATTCAGTGTTCGATAAAAAAATCAGTTTTTTTCCATGAAATCGTTTATCTATATGTTCAGCTATTATTTCCGCCACACCGGACCCTTCCGGGACTGTTTTTCAAATTGATGGGCGATGTTATGGTGACCGAAACTGAAGTGACGGCAATTGTTCAGTCGTCATGAACGGTTTATGGCACCCGAAACCAAGGAATCACATCGAACCTGGTTGTCATGAACGGGTCATGGCGCCCGAAATCACGGAATCGAGGCGCGTACGGTCGCCATGAGATCAATGCCAACGATCCACCGCCATCAGCGCATCCGGCAGCGCCTGTACAATCTGCGAAGCGGTCATCGTTTCCGCCGGAACACCGCGCTGAAGCAAATCATCCGCGCAATATCCGTGCAAATGAACAGCGGTGGAGACCGCCGGTTGCACCTCTCCATAGCGGGCAACAAACGCAAGCATCATGCCCGTGAGCACATCGCCGGAGCCGCCTTTTGCCAGGCCGGCATTGCCGGTATCGTTGATCCATGTTTCGCCGCCCGGTGTCGCGACTAGTGTGCAAGGCCCTTTCAAAACGACATACACGCCGTACTCACGCGCGAACGTTTCCGCGACCTCAAAGCGACGACGATTCACCTCTCCCGGTGTCGCATCAATCAACGCCGCCATCTCTCCCGGGTGAGGGGTAATAATGAGCGGGTGTTCACGCTCTCGCACATTTTCAAGCATCTCGGTCAACATGTGCAAGCCATCGGCGTCGATGATGAGCGGACCCTTAAAATGATCGATAAGGGTCGCCAGTGTTTCCCGCCCCTGGACGCCGAAGCCAATGCCGGGTCCGATCGCGATACCATCTTTATTTTCATAAAAGGGTTCGATTTTATCATCGCGGGCAAAATAAGTCGCTTCCGTAACATGAGCGGCGACCGTGGGCATCACGGCCCGGGGGGCGTTGACGGTTGTTAAGCCGGCGCCGGCATTCACCGCTGCGCCCGCGGTTAAGGCGGCTGCTCCCGGCATCGTTTCGCTCCCGGCGATGATGCCGACTTTTCCGTGGGTACCTTTATGGGAATCGGCTGATCGTGGCTGCCAATGGGCGTTGACGTCCGCCGGCATCCAGACCGCCCGCTGCGTTGAAACAGTTTTATCAAGGGCACGCGGAGGGATACCGATGGGCACGATCTCCGTCTCGCCGTAAAACGCCCGTCCGGGATACGTGTAGTAACTCAACTTCGGTTGCTGCAAGGTAATGGTACGGTCGGCCACAAGGGCGTCCTCGGGCACCGGACTGTCATCGCCGGGAATCCCGCTCGGTAAATCGACGGCGACGACGTCCGCCTCAGCTTCGTTGACTGCCTGAATGATCTCGCGGTACGGCTCCCTGATGGCGCCGGAAATCCCGGTCCCGAGCAATGCGTCAACGACAACATCCGCTTTTTGAAAAAAAACCGGATCAAACGCTGCCCATGTGTACCCGGCACGCTCGTACAATTCTTTGTGCCATTTTGCATCGCCTTTCAACTTTTCCTCAGGAGGAATCAAGCAAATGTCGACGGATCGGCCCATATCCTTGAGTGTGCGGGCGATAACGAAGCCGTCGCCTCCATTGTTGCCGGTTCCGATCAATACGAGAAAACGTTCATCGGCCCCATAATGGGCAAGCAATCGCTCGGCCACCGCCCGTCCGGCGTTCTCCATCAACATTGCTCCTGGCATGCCGAGCGCCTCGATCGCGTAGCGGTCCACGTTTCCCATTTCTTCTCCGGTTACGACTCGCAAGAAATCAAGCCTCCTTTTACTGTTCGACGAGAAATCCTTTCGATTTTAACGCTTGTTTCGCCTCTTCGATTGTTTGCCCGTCGTCGGCTTCCACCGTATGAAGGTGCAACCCGTCGGTGAGATCGGCAAGCAACGACGCTTCTTGTTCATTCATCAACTGTTGAAACCGTTCCACATCTTTGCGGCTTTTAATCATTAATTGGCCGGAAAGCTCCCCGTAAGCGGCGTGTTCCACAATTACGTTTTTGACAAGAATGCCGTGGTCGACGAGAATATTCAATTCCTCCGCCAACTCCGCTTTCGTATGTCGGCAAGCAATAACGCCTGTCGCTTTTTCCGTATCGGTCCGGGGCCGATTATAAATGTAGCCTTGCGGAGTGGCGATAATCGGGTAATTCGCCGCTTTTAACAGCGAGATGTCCTGGACGATGACTTGTCGGCTCACCCCGTGCTTTTCTGCCAAAGCCCCTCCTTTTTGCGGCTCGGTTTCCTCTCTTAATACATTGGCAATTTGCTTGCGGCGTTCATCGCCGCTTATTTTTTTATCATTAGGCATTTTTCGTTCTCCTTGATCGAATGTTCGTCAATTGCATCGCCGCCTCATCGATTTCGGCAAAGCTTGTCTCATGGCTGAATGAAAGGCGGACGAATGTGCGTGCCGTGTCAAAGCTGTGGCCGAGGGCAAGCAACGTTTCCGGAGGCCCGTGATCGCCACTGCGACAGGCGCTTCCCGTCGCGATCGCGATTCCTTGCCGATCACACGCGAGCATCGCCTCCTGCCCTTCCATTTCCGGCAAACAAAGCCCGAGAATGTATGGCGATTGTTTTTCCTGTGCGCTTTCCCCAACCACCTGGTATTCAACCGGCAATTGTTCTGCCATTTTAGCACGTAACGCACGTAAATGCGTGTTCGCTTCCCGCCTTCTTTTCATTTGTACATCCGCAGCTTCGGCAAACGCCGCGATGGCAGGTCCATCAGCGGTGCCCGAAGGAAGGCCATGAGTTGGTTCAACCGTTGTGGAAAAAAAGACAGCCCCAAGCCCTTTCGGGCCATGAATTTTATGAGCGGCTGTGCTGATCGCCGATAAACGCGCATCTTGCATCGGAATATGAATTTTCCCGTAAGACTGCACGCAGTCGCTGTGGAAAGGAACATCGGCACGGGCGAGCACCGTTCCGATGGCGCGAATATCGCGAATCGTACCGATCTCATGTTGAACGTGGGCAAATGTCGCGAGAATGGTGTCCGGCTTGATTCGCGTTTCGACGTCTATCGGGTGAATGTTTCCGCGTTCATCGACAGGGACATTTTCCACATGCAGCTTCGGATATTGCTCGTCGAGGGTGCGCAAATAATCTCGAATCGATGGGTGTTCTGTGCGGCATGTAAGGATGTGGCCTTGAAAATGTTTCGCGCTTAAGAAGCGATGGATGACGTGTTGGTTGGCCTCCGATCCGCTGCGGGTGATCGTGACGCTTGCGTCATCGATCGTTTGTCCCAGTGTGGCAAGTGCTGCCTGCAACACATTGGCTGCGTCCGTTCCACGGGTATGAAGACTGTTGGCGTTTCCGTAATAATTGCCGGCAACTTCGTGGTACACATGCAGCGCTTCCGGACCCATTGGCGTTGTCGCCGCATAATCCAAGTATATCATGTATGTTAATCCTTTCTTTTGAAAAGTGAACTATTTTACATCTTGTCACAGCCTTTATTTTATGTAAAGATAAGTGTAAAGACACATAATGTGAATAATTGAGCAAGGGAGCGAGATGAATGTGAGCAAAGAAGCGTTTGATGTCCTCATTATTGGGAGCGGCTTGGCGGGATTGGTCGTTGCCGAAACGATCGGCCGGCACTTAGATGTCGGTATTTTTTCAAAAGGGCAAACAATTGATAGCAACTCTTATCGGGCGCAAGGAGGTGTGGCCGCGGCGATCACAACGGAGGATTGTTGGGGAAACCACTGGAAAGACACATTGGAAGCGGGGGATGCGCACAACGATCCGGGCACCACCGCTACGTTAACGAAAGCGGGACGGGATGCCGTTCAAATGCTCGTCGAGTTGGGGGTGCCGTTTGATCGGGATGACCGTTCTCGTTTACAACTCGGCAAAGAAGGTGCACATAAATATCCTCGTATCGTGCATGCCGGTGGGGATCGAACCGGGGCGTCGCTCATCCGTACGTTACATAAGCGGGTACGTAAACATGTGCAATTTTTCAACGAAGAAACGGTGTTATCGATATTAAAAGAAAAAGGCAATTGCGTTGGCGTGAAAACGGTAGACCGACAAAGCGACATTCATTTCCGATATGCCGCCCACCTCGTGCTCGCGACCGGAGGCGCGGGTCAGTTGTTTACACAAACGACGAATCACCCCTTTGCCACCGGGGATGGCTACGCGCTCGCTTATCGTGCCGGGGCGATCTTGCGGGATATGGAGTTTATCCAGTTTCATCCGACGCTTCTTGCGACAGAAACAGGAACTGCCGGTCTGATTACGGAAGCAATACGGGGTGCCGGTGCCCAATTGGTGACAGTGGACAATCATCGATTGATGGCGAACCATCCGAAAGGAGATTTAGCGGGACGCGATGTCGTTGCCCGCGCGATTCACACTGCGAGACGCCACGGCGAAGACGTGTTTCTCGACGTCACGCCGGTTTCAAATCTGGCAGAACGTTTTCCCGGCGTCGCTTCATTGTGTGAAACGTACGGCTACTCGTCTCGCGTGCCCGTTGCGCCCGGCGCACATTTTATGATGGGTGGAGTCGTTGCAACGCCTGATGGGGAGACGAACGTTTCCGGATTGTACGCCGTCGGTGAAGTGGCATCGACAGGAGTGCACGGGGCGAATCGGCTGGCGAGCAATTCGCTATTGGAAGCGGTCGTTTTTGGTCGCAGGGTTGGTCGTAAGTTGTTGGAGCGACCGGGGAAGGTTTTTGGGAATCCGGTCGAACAACCGCTAAAAAAGTCGCCTTCGCCCCCAACGAAGACCGAAATCAGGCAGATGATGGATGAGGCATGCGGGGTCACTCGCGACGAGCAAACGTTACGAGAGGCCGGTGATTTTTTCAGATTATCTTTTCAATCAAGCTTTAAAAGTGACGATCCGGAAATTCAAGAGCGCCACAACATGTCCCTCGTTGCCGGGATGATTACAAACGCTGCCTTAAGGCGCACGGAATCACGCGGCAGCCACTATCGGGAAGATCATCCGGGCAAAGATGCTTCATGGCAGGGCGTATCGCTCAAACATAGGCAGAAGGAGGAGGTGCCACAAAATGAACCTTTTAAAAGCAAAAGAACAGCTCCAATCATTTTTTATTGAAGACATTGGGGAACGTGATGTTTCAACAGGGTGGCTTGAGGGCGAAACGACAACTGTTGATGTGATAGCCAAACAATCCGGAACCCTCGCAGGCATTGCATTGTTGTCGATTGGGTATCCATTATTGGATGAAAAAGTGGATGTTACTGTCTATAAATCAGATGGAACTAAGATTAATGAAGGGGAACTTCTCGCGCGAATCAAAGGACCGGCGGTGTCTATTCTCAGTGGCGAGCGTGTTCTTCTTAACCTCATTCAGCGTATGAGCGGGGTTGCTACAGCGACAGCACAGGCGAAGGCTGACCTAAGTGATCCCGGGATCCGGATCTGTGATACCCGTAAAACAACACCGGGGTTGCGAATGTTCGAAAAATATGCCGTTCGTTGCGGAGGAGGCGTCAACCATCGGTACGGTCTTTATGATGCGGTCATGATTAAAGACAATCATATTGATGCCTGTGGAGGTTCTATCCACACAGCGGTTCAAAGAGCAAAAGCAACCGTCGGTCCGCTTGTGAAAATTGAAGTGGAAACCCGCGATGAACAGGAGGTCGTGGACGCTGTGGCTGCGCAAGCGGATGTGATCATGTTTGACAATGCACCTCCTGACGTCGTGCGTCATTGGCAGAGCCGCATCCCGAAAACGATCACAACCGAAGCATCTGGGGGCATTATCCCTGAAACGCTCCCCGGTTATCGCGGCTGCGGCGTAGACTTCATCTCGCTCGGTTATATCACGCATTCCGTTCAAGCTTTGGATATCAGTATAAACCATATGAAGGAGGAAGCATATCGTGTCTTTACTTGATGCTATAAAAAAAGAAACAATGCCTGAAAAATATCAAGAAATGGATGAACAAACGTTGCAAACACGTGCCCGGGAAGCACGGGAAACACTCGAAGATCGTCTATTTATCCCCGGTCATCATTATCAGCGTGATGAAATCATTGCTTTCGCCGATGCAAGCGGTGATTCATTGCAATTGGCGCAACGCTCAGCCTCAACTACCGCCGATTACATCGTGTTTTGCGGCGTGCATTTTATGGCTGAGACGGCGGATATTTTAACGACAGATGAGCAAAAAGTGATCTTGCCCGATATGCGCGCCGGTTGTTCCATGGCTGACATGGCAGATATTCATCAAACCGAGCGTGCGTGGCAAGCACTAACCGAGCAATTCGGTGATACAATTCTGCCGCTCACCTATGTAAACAGTACGGCGGCGATCAAAGCCTTCTGCGGGCGTCACGGTGGAGCGACGGTTACGTCTTCAAACGCGTCGGCGATGATCGAAGAAGCACTCACACGTAAAGAACGGTTATTATTTTTGCCGGACCAGCATCTTGGCCGTAACACGGCCTATGATCTTGGTATTCCACTCGAGCAGATGATTGTCTGGGACCCGATTCGGGAAACATTTGAGGGCGAACCTCATAATGATATTAAAGTGATTCTTTGGAAGGGTCACTGTTCGGTTCACGAGAAGTTCACGGTCGATTATATGGAAAAATTGCGCGGGGAATATGACGACTTGCAAGTGATTGTGCATCCGGAATGCAGCTGGGAAGTCGTCCAAGCCGCGGATCTGGATGGATCAACGAAGAAAATTATTGATACGATTGCCTCTGCACCGTCCGGCACCACCTGGGCAATCGGAACGGAAATGAACCTCGTGCAACGGCTTGCGAGCACACATAAGGATAAAACCATCATGTCCCTAAATCCGAACATGTGCCCATGCCTCACGATGAACCGCATCGACCTTGCTCATTTCACGTGGTGCTTGGAAGAACTCGTAGAAGGTAGAGTCGTCAATGAAATAAGTGTCGATGAAGCGACCGCAACACAAGCGCGCACCGCTCTGAATCGTATGCTACACGCCTTCGCGGTTTGAGTGAAATTCCCTCGATATTTCCCGGGAAATGTCGAGGGAATTTTATTTCGTAAAGGCGGAAATTAGCACTATTTCCCTGGGCGTGCCCGCGTAATTATGATACAGTCTCTTTAAAAGAAAGCGGAGAGAGGCTCCTGGAACACATTTCGGAGAGGATGTGGTTCAAATAGGAAGGATCAGACGCACAGGAGGCGTGTAGCCGAACGTACAACCGATAGGGTGACGCGGAAATTTTTCAAATAGCTCGGCGTTTTCTTCGTAATGAATTGTATAATCGCGTGTAATCCATTGTGTTTTTCATCATTTGAAGTCGGAAAGGAGAGAGGACAAATGGAGGAAACGACCAGGGACGTTGCAAAGACAGAGCGGCTGTTCTCCATTCTTACTTTACTAAGGGACAACGCGACGGTGACGGCAAGGGAACTTGCCGAATACTGCCATACGACGGTGCGAACCATTTATCGTGATATGAAAGAGATTGACGCTTTGGGGTATCAATACATCACGGAAGGGAGATATGGCTATCGATTGCTCCAGAACCCTAATTCACCTATTCGTTATTTGTCAAAAGAAGAATGGCTCGCACTAACCGTCTATCCCCAAATGTCTCAGGACATGACTGTGCGGGATCATCCATACCACCGTGCGTATCGTTCCGGAATCGAAAAAATGAAGGAAATCACAAAAGACCGTGATTCTGGGGATGTAACAGCATTAAGGCAGGAACTCGGCAATCGCATTCGGTTCCATGACCAAGCCGGGGAAAAAGATACAAACCGTGTGATGCCATCGCTTTTTCACTCGATCACGGAAAATAAGGTGCTCGAAATCGAATACTACGCCATCTATCGTGATCAAGTTTCCCACCGCAATATTCATCCTTACTTCATTATTCCGCGCAGCGGTCATCTTTACGTCGTTGGTTATTGCGCGACTCGGGAAGATTATCGTATTTTTCGGCTTAATCGGATCCATGGTGCACGTGTTGGGGATGAAACGTTTACGATGGAGGAAGATTTCAACATCGATGACTACTTATCCGCCCGTTGGTCGATTTTCGCCGACGATGAGGAGGAGACGACGTTCGTCGTACGTTTTCATGAAGACATCGCTCGCTACGTAAAGGAATTCAACTTTTACGCAGATACTGAATTGAAAACTGAAGGAGATGGTTCGTTGCTGCTCACGACGACGTTGCAAAGTACAAAAGAGTTTCTCCGCTGGGTGCGGGGTTTCGGTCTCGATGCTGAATTGTTGGAGCCTCAATACATACGTGAA belongs to Salicibibacter cibi and includes:
- a CDS encoding helix-turn-helix transcriptional regulator; the encoded protein is MEETTRDVAKTERLFSILTLLRDNATVTARELAEYCHTTVRTIYRDMKEIDALGYQYITEGRYGYRLLQNPNSPIRYLSKEEWLALTVYPQMSQDMTVRDHPYHRAYRSGIEKMKEITKDRDSGDVTALRQELGNRIRFHDQAGEKDTNRVMPSLFHSITENKVLEIEYYAIYRDQVSHRNIHPYFIIPRSGHLYVVGYCATREDYRIFRLNRIHGARVGDETFTMEEDFNIDDYLSARWSIFADDEEETTFVVRFHEDIARYVKEFNFYADTELKTEGDGSLLLTTTLQSTKEFLRWVRGFGLDAELLEPQYIREELHAFFKQQSERYKPS